One window of Triticum dicoccoides isolate Atlit2015 ecotype Zavitan chromosome 5A, WEW_v2.0, whole genome shotgun sequence genomic DNA carries:
- the LOC119296763 gene encoding 1,4-dihydroxy-2-naphthoyl-CoA thioesterase 1-like, with the protein MAAAKPGSSDIDTAELDRVLHAVGFQIETVSPTLLAGRLPVTERCCQPFKVLHGGVSALVSEALASMGAHMASVYRRVAGVHLSINHFPSAALGDVVLARAVPVHLGRSTQVWEVKLWKMDPSAEMKKGPQIAEAKVTLLCNLPVPDNLHHAGDALKKYAADGAAPAPTTTATSKL; encoded by the exons atggcggcggcgaagcccgGTAGTAGCGACATCGACACGGCGGAGCTGGACCGAGTGCTACACGCGGTGGGCTTCCAGATCGAGACGGTCTCCCCCACGCTGCTCGCCGGGAGGCTACCCGTCACGGAGCGCTGCTGCCAGCCGTTCAAGGTGCTGCACGGCGGCGTGTCGGCGCTGGTGTCGGAGGCGCTGGCCAGCATGGGCGCGCACATGGCGTCCGTCTACCGCCGCGTCGCGGGCGTGCACCTCAGCATCAACCACTTCCCTAGCGCCGCCCTCGGCGACGTCGTGCTCGCCCGCGCCGTCCCCGTCCACCTCGGCCGCTCCACGCAG GTGTGGGAGGTGAAGCTGTGGAAGATGGACCCGTCGGCGGAGATGAAGAAGGGGCCGCAGATCGCCGAGGCCAAGGTGACGCTGCTCTGCAACCTGCCCGTGCCGGACAACCTCCACCACGCCGGCGACGCCCTCAAGAAGTACGCTGCCGATGGCGCTGCACCTGCACCAACCACCACCGCCACCAGCAAACTGTAA